The window GTGCCTTCTTTTCTGGAAGCTACACCTTCTCTTCCTATTGTTTGGTCTAAAAATGCGACCTGCTCCGTGAATATCAGTTTTGTGGCAGAAGGATCCACTTTTTCGATCTCTATAGAAGCGATGGACACTGAATGGATCTTTCCGCTTAAGATCATATCATAAACAAAAACGATCCTTCGGTTCTCGATTAAATCGGAAAATCTAGCCTTATATAAGGTTTCTTTTCCGTTTGGAAAACGACCATGTAGTATTTCTTCTCCACCGATCCGGAAGTCCAATTTTCTTTGCACGACCGACCAGTCTCCCGGACCTATAAACCAATTCGCTTTTGCTTCCACATTACTCCATGCGGAATATACGGATCCCGGATCGGATTGATACACCCTTTCTATACTAAAAATTTCGTGAGCTACTTTCAGGTTTTCCATAATCACTTCTTTCCCTTCTCCGTTTTTTCTAAAAATTCTCCCAATCGATCCAAGTTCCTTTCCCAGAATTTTTTGCGCTGGTGGACCCAATTTTCGATCAGTTCTAATGAATTTGTTTCCACTCTACAAGAACGCACTCGGCCTATCTTCTGGGTTTTGATCAAACCGCTTTCTTCCAGGATTTGTACATGCTGGACGACCGCAGCCATACTCATGTCCAAGGGACTTGCAAGTTCGCTCACGGAAGCAGACTTCTTGCTAAGTCTTTCTACGATATCCCGGCGAGTCGGATCCGACAAGGCATAGAAGATCCTGTCCAAAGAGGAATTGTTAAGCATTTGCTTAAGTATAAGGGCGAACGAAAAATAGTCAAGTGTTTACTTAAGTATTTTTGGGCGTTGCCCGACAAATTTTTTCGAGGAATAAAAGTAAAATACGAGTAAATAAGTCGGGCCAGGCTCCTGCGGGTTCGGGCGAAGCCCTCATCCCTTCGGGACAAGCCCTTCGGATCCTTAACGCAAAGAAAAAATATATGAACTAGGAAAAATTATTTTCCGGCACCGTATAAGGAATCGGCTAAGTTTTTATAACAGATAGAACCTAAATGAACGGAATCAGCCCATGAATCGCAGCTTCTACCTAAAGGTCTGGCGTCGAAAACGACTAGGTCTCCGGAATCCCTCATTCTTTTCTTAAAATTAGAAATGAATTTCTCTTCGACTCCCTGAGGTTTATAAACGTATTTTTCATGTACCGGATGAATTGCAGGGATCCAAAGAACATATTTGATACCCAACTCTTCCATTTTCCGGACTCGTTTGAGTAAAATATCATAAAAACCGTCCCAAACTCGAAAGTTTTTATAATAACCGAAATGATCTTGGGCTTCTCCAGTCTTAGTATATTCTTCTTCGAAAAATTCTTCGGCTTTCTTTCCCTTTAAGTCCGGTTCTTCTCTTGAAAATAATGCGAATTCTAAAACTCCTTGGATCGTATTCGGATCGATCCCCGTAGCATTTTGACGTTTAGAATATGTGGCTAAATTATAGAAACTTACTCCGTATTGTAACGAGTGGAAAAACTTTCCTGTACGAAATTTAGAACGTAAAGCAATAGGCAGATCATCCTGAGAGAAAGTATCTAAAAAAGATTTTTCATATACGTTCGAATCCCATCTAAAAATCTGCAGGGATTCATTTGCGAGAAACGGCGAAATTTCCACTGCAATAAAATCAGGGCGGCGTTTAGCTTCGAGAATTTCGTCCAAGATCGCCATCTCCGCAAAAAAATCGACTGCAGTTAGCGCAAATCCGTTTTGGATACCGAACTCGACTCCTGCTTCTGGCTCCCAATTATTTACGTTATTCGATAAGGTGGAAAAGTAAAAAGATTGTGAAGAACCTAAAAAAACCGCGGTCTTTCTATTTATTCGTTCCAATTCGCCTAGTTTCAATCGAATCAATTCTAAAGAGTTCTCCTGCATAGTTTTTTGTTTTCTGACAAATTGTATGACAGGCTCGGATGTGATCAAACGATCCAATAAAATAAGAGTAACGAAAAAGACAGGAATGGAAAGAATAAAGAAAATTTTGCGCATTCTATCTATCCTTAAAATTGAAAATATATGAAAGTCATAACATTAGTGACTGTGGATGGGAACAAGGCAAATAACGCGATACCGAAGGCGGGCAATGGCCAAAATTTTCGAGTTAAAAAATCCAATTTACGATAATTACGTTCGAACACATGAAGTATTATCGCGGCAAATATGAGCCAGCCTGCAAGACTGTTATTAGATAAATTAGAACCTACCTTTCGAGTAAATCCTTCGAAAAATACGATCGCTTCCCTTAAGTTGGAGCTCCGAAAGAATATCCAGGTAATACAAACGAAATGAAATAGGATCAAACTTCGAATTCCGAGCTGCCAAAATTTGGAATACTTCTGAAAAGTCCTAACAAAAGGCCTTTCTATCGCCAAAAATAGACCGTGAAGGCCTCCCCATATTAAGAAATTATAATTTGCTCCGTGCCAAAGTCCGCCCAATAACATCGTCAAAAGTAGATTTATATACGTATTAATTTTACCAGTTCTATTTCCACCCAAGGGGATGTATAAATAATCCCTTAACCAACGAGAAAGAGTAATATGCCATCTTTGCCAAAACTCCTGCAAGGTAGTCGCGAAGTATGGAGTATCAAAATTCCTCGGAATATTAAATCCGAGAAGAATAGCCAATCCTCGAGCAATATCCGAATAACCGGAAAAATCGGAATAGATCTGAACGGCAAAACCGTAGGTACTTAATAAGATCGCCGCTTGGTTGTATTTTTCAGGAGATTGAAAAACAGGATCTATTAATGTACCTAATTGATCTCCGATAACCACCTTTTTTAATAAACCGAAAAAGATAAGAATACTTCCGGTTCTTAATAGATCCGCATGAGGTAATTTATTACGATCGATTTGCCTCTTAAGCTCAGCCCATCGAATAATAGGACCCGCGATCAACTGAGGAAAAAAAAGTATAAAAAAGAAAAAGTCTTGGGGGCTTACCTTCTCTTTCAGTTCCCCCCTGTAACAATCTATATGAAAAGCGATGATCTGAAAAGTATAGAAGCTGATCGCAAGAGGTAGTACGAAATCCTTCAAAGGATATGCGACCTGGATCGAAAATCCCAGATCATTCAAAACGGTTTCGAAAAAGATTAAGTATTTAAAAATCGCAAGATTAAACAGGTTTACAATAACGAGAAAGGAAACTTTTGCCTTGGTATACGAACCGTGAGCAAAATAATAAAACAAATAATTAAAAGTTAATATTCCTAAAAAATGAAATAAGAATCCTATACTCCAAAAACCGTAAAAGAATACGGAAGCAGAGATCAACCAAACCTTTCTATATACGTTAGGCAGAGTCCAATAAACTATAAAAACAACTAGTAGGAATAGGAAAAAATCCAATGAAT of the Leptospira dzoumogneensis genome contains:
- a CDS encoding MBOAT family O-acyltransferase, with product MLFNSLDFFLFLLVVFIVYWTLPNVYRKVWLISASVFFYGFWSIGFLFHFLGILTFNYLFYYFAHGSYTKAKVSFLVIVNLFNLAIFKYLIFFETVLNDLGFSIQVAYPLKDFVLPLAISFYTFQIIAFHIDCYRGELKEKVSPQDFFFFILFFPQLIAGPIIRWAELKRQIDRNKLPHADLLRTGSILIFFGLLKKVVIGDQLGTLIDPVFQSPEKYNQAAILLSTYGFAVQIYSDFSGYSDIARGLAILLGFNIPRNFDTPYFATTLQEFWQRWHITLSRWLRDYLYIPLGGNRTGKINTYINLLLTMLLGGLWHGANYNFLIWGGLHGLFLAIERPFVRTFQKYSKFWQLGIRSLILFHFVCITWIFFRSSNLREAIVFFEGFTRKVGSNLSNNSLAGWLIFAAIILHVFERNYRKLDFLTRKFWPLPAFGIALFALFPSTVTNVMTFIYFQF
- a CDS encoding DUF1574 family protein encodes the protein MRKIFFILSIPVFFVTLILLDRLITSEPVIQFVRKQKTMQENSLELIRLKLGELERINRKTAVFLGSSQSFYFSTLSNNVNNWEPEAGVEFGIQNGFALTAVDFFAEMAILDEILEAKRRPDFIAVEISPFLANESLQIFRWDSNVYEKSFLDTFSQDDLPIALRSKFRTGKFFHSLQYGVSFYNLATYSKRQNATGIDPNTIQGVLEFALFSREEPDLKGKKAEEFFEEEYTKTGEAQDHFGYYKNFRVWDGFYDILLKRVRKMEELGIKYVLWIPAIHPVHEKYVYKPQGVEEKFISNFKKRMRDSGDLVVFDARPLGRSCDSWADSVHLGSICYKNLADSLYGAGK
- a CDS encoding SRPBCC domain-containing protein, whose product is MENLKVAHEIFSIERVYQSDPGSVYSAWSNVEAKANWFIGPGDWSVVQRKLDFRIGGEEILHGRFPNGKETLYKARFSDLIENRRIVFVYDMILSGKIHSVSIASIEIEKVDPSATKLIFTEQVAFLDQTIGREGVASRKEGTLAHLIRLTDYLEKVK
- a CDS encoding ArsR/SmtB family transcription factor, with the protein product MLNNSSLDRIFYALSDPTRRDIVERLSKKSASVSELASPLDMSMAAVVQHVQILEESGLIKTQKIGRVRSCRVETNSLELIENWVHQRKKFWERNLDRLGEFLEKTEKGKK